Proteins encoded in a region of the Candidatus Syntrophosphaera sp. genome:
- the ffh gene encoding signal recognition particle protein yields the protein MFSSLSEKLDKVFRNIRGKGYLTEQNVKDALREIRMALLEADVNFKIVKNFIVEVEKRALGAEVMKSLTPGQQVVKIVYEQLAALMDTEGFELKAFNNKLTKVMLVGLQGSGKTTACAKLALHYRKKNLKTMLVACDVYRPAAIDQLKILGKQIGIPVVAEDSKDVIQIAETALRLAQKELTNLLIFDTAGRLHIDEVMMDEVVRLKSHIKPDYIFFVADSMTGQEAVSVAKEFYAKLAFDAVILTKLDGDARGGAALSIKAVTERPVAFVGIGEKLSDLEVFYPERMASRILGMGDVLSLIEKAEEAIDEKENEKLAKKMLKNQFTLNDFLKQLQSIKKMGSLESIMRMIPGLGHKLPTDLKIDENALKHVEAIIQSMTDRERERPDILNGSRRLRIARGCGRSVTEVNRLLRQFEDMKKMMKKFSTPQGMKDLENLMSKNR from the coding sequence ATGTTTAGCAGCCTCTCGGAAAAACTGGACAAGGTCTTCCGCAACATCCGCGGCAAAGGCTATCTCACGGAACAGAACGTCAAGGACGCCCTGCGCGAGATCAGGATGGCCCTGTTGGAAGCGGACGTCAACTTCAAGATCGTCAAAAACTTCATTGTTGAGGTGGAAAAGCGCGCCCTCGGAGCGGAGGTGATGAAATCCCTCACCCCCGGCCAACAGGTCGTCAAGATCGTCTATGAGCAACTGGCCGCCCTCATGGACACGGAAGGTTTTGAGCTGAAAGCCTTTAACAACAAGCTGACCAAGGTCATGCTGGTGGGCTTGCAGGGTTCGGGAAAGACCACCGCCTGCGCCAAACTGGCCCTCCATTACCGCAAAAAGAACCTGAAGACGATGCTGGTGGCCTGCGACGTCTACCGTCCCGCCGCCATCGACCAGCTCAAGATCCTGGGCAAACAGATCGGCATCCCCGTGGTTGCCGAAGATAGCAAAGACGTGATCCAAATAGCTGAAACCGCGCTGCGCCTGGCCCAGAAAGAGCTGACCAACCTGCTCATCTTCGACACCGCCGGACGCCTGCATATCGATGAGGTGATGATGGACGAGGTTGTGCGCCTCAAATCCCATATAAAGCCTGATTACATCTTCTTTGTGGCCGATTCCATGACCGGCCAGGAAGCAGTTTCCGTGGCCAAAGAATTTTACGCCAAGCTGGCCTTCGACGCCGTCATCCTCACCAAGCTCGATGGCGACGCCCGCGGCGGTGCGGCACTCTCGATCAAAGCCGTGACGGAAAGGCCGGTTGCCTTCGTGGGCATCGGGGAAAAGCTGAGCGACCTCGAGGTTTTTTATCCGGAGCGCATGGCTTCGCGCATTTTGGGCATGGGCGACGTTCTCAGCCTGATCGAAAAGGCCGAGGAGGCCATCGACGAGAAAGAGAACGAAAAGCTGGCAAAAAAGATGCTCAAGAACCAGTTTACCCTGAACGATTTTCTCAAACAATTGCAGAGCATCAAAAAAATGGGCTCTTTGGAATCGATCATGCGTATGATACCAGGGCTGGGACATAAACTCCCGACGGACCTGAAGATCGACGAAAACGCGCTCAAGCACGTGGAGGCGATCATCCAGTCCATGACGGACCGGGAACGCGAACGGCCGGACATCCTCAACGGCAGCCGGCGCCTGCGCATTGCCAGGGGCTGCGGCAGGTCGGTGACGGAAGTGAACCGGCTCCTGCGCCAATTTGAAGACATGAAGAAGATGATGAAGAAATTCTCCACCCCGCAGGGGATGAAGGATCTCGAAAACCTGATGAGTAAAAACCGATAA
- the rpe gene encoding ribulose-phosphate 3-epimerase — MKKILIAPSILSSDFGRLEQELAALSAANLLHLDIMDGHYVPNLTFGDPLIRKVRQLSSLPLDAHLMVTNPASYVDRLAEIGVNWISFHQECEYHSHRLVQRIKEHGIKAGIALNPAVPVSSLECILPDLDYVLLMSVNPGFSGQKFIPSVLDKVAALRELIDSQNLSALIEVDGGVNAELAPRLIAAGADILVSASYVFSSPDYTEAIQILRGN; from the coding sequence ATGAAAAAAATCCTGATCGCCCCCTCCATCCTCTCCAGCGACTTTGGCAGGCTGGAACAGGAGCTCGCCGCCCTGAGCGCTGCCAACCTCCTTCATCTGGACATCATGGACGGGCATTACGTTCCCAACCTCACTTTTGGCGATCCGCTCATCCGCAAGGTCCGCCAGCTCAGCTCACTTCCCCTGGACGCCCATCTGATGGTCACCAATCCAGCCTCCTACGTCGACCGCCTGGCAGAGATCGGAGTCAACTGGATCAGCTTCCACCAGGAATGCGAGTATCACAGCCACCGTCTTGTGCAAAGGATCAAAGAACACGGAATCAAGGCGGGGATCGCGCTAAATCCGGCGGTCCCGGTCTCCAGCCTGGAATGCATCCTTCCGGACCTCGATTACGTGCTCCTGATGAGCGTCAACCCCGGCTTCTCCGGGCAAAAGTTCATCCCCTCCGTGCTGGATAAAGTGGCTGCCCTGCGCGAACTGATCGACAGTCAGAACCTCTCCGCCCTGATCGAGGTCGATGGCGGCGTCAATGCCGAGTTAGCCCCACGCTTGATCGCTGCCGGGGCCGATATCCTGGTTTCCGCCTCCTATGTCTTCAGCAGCCCCGACTACACGGAAGCGATCCAAATTCTCCGGGGCAATTGA
- a CDS encoding DUF721 domain-containing protein, whose amino-acid sequence MALTPASRIQNQVLSRLAGDKFQPFIKLYQAWKDVVGDLLAARSHPFRFQHAILYVAVQNNAWLQELVLKKAQILKKCRTKVPEEIRDIIFMIRS is encoded by the coding sequence ATGGCCCTAACTCCCGCGTCCCGGATCCAAAACCAGGTGTTGTCCAGGCTCGCCGGAGACAAGTTTCAGCCGTTCATCAAACTTTACCAGGCCTGGAAGGATGTGGTGGGCGATCTCCTCGCCGCCCGGTCCCATCCTTTCCGCTTTCAGCATGCGATCCTCTATGTGGCCGTCCAGAACAACGCCTGGCTGCAGGAGCTGGTGCTGAAAAAGGCCCAGATCCTCAAAAAATGCCGGACCAAAGTCCCCGAGGAGATCCGGGACATCATCTTCATGATACGGAGCTGA
- the rplI gene encoding 50S ribosomal protein L9, with amino-acid sequence MKVILLNNLEKVGKKGEVVSVKRGFARNYLIPRNLALYATPQNMKQLSSIQSKAAEEEEKVLAELKKLDAQIRSLNLVFLRKVDENENMFGSVSEADISQKLAEQGLDIHKSLVLMEKHVKALGESLVQIRLHKDIVSELKITVEKENKELPPLDETPEPVETPEPEETPKEVEAEEAAEPEAEVSPEDLADDEI; translated from the coding sequence ATGAAAGTGATCCTCTTGAATAATCTGGAAAAAGTGGGCAAAAAGGGTGAAGTTGTTTCCGTCAAACGCGGTTTTGCCAGAAACTACCTCATCCCCCGCAACCTGGCGCTCTACGCCACCCCCCAGAACATGAAACAACTCAGTTCCATCCAGTCCAAAGCCGCCGAGGAAGAGGAAAAGGTCCTGGCGGAGCTGAAAAAGCTTGACGCCCAGATCAGAAGCCTCAATTTGGTTTTTTTGCGCAAGGTGGATGAGAATGAGAACATGTTCGGCTCCGTTTCCGAAGCCGACATCAGCCAAAAGCTTGCCGAACAAGGCCTGGATATTCACAAATCCCTGGTCCTGATGGAAAAGCATGTCAAGGCCCTCGGCGAAAGCCTGGTCCAGATCCGTCTGCACAAGGACATCGTTTCGGAGCTGAAGATCACGGTGGAAAAGGAAAACAAAGAGCTTCCCCCGCTGGATGAGACTCCGGAGCCGGTGGAAACACCTGAGCCCGAGGAAACACCCAAAGAGGTGGAAGCTGAGGAAGCCGCTGAGCCCGAAGCCGAGGTCAGCCCGGAAGATCTGGCTGACGACGAAATTTAG
- the rpsR gene encoding 30S ribosomal protein S18 gives MNLTDRTDRKKRFTRKKYCRFCANKEIVIDYKNLDTMRQYISDVGKIDPARMTGTCAKHQRRLTNEIKRARQMALLPYVVE, from the coding sequence ATGAATTTGACAGACAGAACTGATAGAAAGAAAAGATTCACCCGCAAGAAATACTGCCGCTTTTGCGCCAACAAAGAGATCGTGATTGATTACAAGAACCTGGATACGATGCGCCAATACATCTCAGATGTGGGCAAGATCGATCCCGCCCGCATGACCGGGACCTGCGCCAAGCACCAAAGAAGGCTGACCAACGAGATCAAACGCGCTCGCCAGATGGCGCTGCTTCCCTACGTAGTGGAGTAA
- a CDS encoding single-stranded DNA-binding protein, whose translation MADLKLPRLNKVFIAGRITQDLELKYTPKGTPVVNFRVAMDKRFKDEADQWQSVPIFVDVVAWNFNAENICKQAHKGTAVMVEGRIETRSYVDSNNVNRKVFEVIADFVQTLEWKPRAEGEGVDEDVPLPEEAQQPTAQTTTDDVPF comes from the coding sequence ATGGCAGATCTGAAGTTACCCAGACTCAACAAAGTGTTCATCGCCGGCCGCATCACCCAGGACCTTGAACTCAAGTACACCCCCAAAGGCACACCCGTGGTCAATTTTAGGGTCGCCATGGACAAGCGTTTCAAGGATGAAGCGGACCAGTGGCAATCAGTTCCGATCTTTGTCGATGTGGTAGCCTGGAATTTCAACGCGGAAAATATTTGCAAGCAGGCTCACAAAGGCACAGCCGTTATGGTGGAAGGCAGGATCGAAACACGATCGTATGTAGATTCGAACAATGTGAACCGCAAGGTTTTTGAAGTAATCGCTGATTTTGTCCAGACCCTGGAATGGAAACCCAGAGCCGAAGGCGAAGGGGTCGACGAAGACGTGCCTCTGCCCGAGGAAGCCCAGCAACCCACCGCGCAAACCACAACCGACGACGTCCCGTTTTAG
- the rpsF gene encoding 30S ribosomal protein S6 has protein sequence MIRNYELMVIISPELSEEEAGALNESILALVKEQSGEIIKTDPWGRRMLAYPINKRQEAYYFVNYFKMETAGVKAIKSQLNINEKVLRHMFIAKDE, from the coding sequence ATGATCAGGAATTATGAACTGATGGTGATCATCTCCCCCGAACTCAGCGAAGAAGAGGCCGGCGCGCTCAATGAGAGCATCCTGGCCCTAGTCAAAGAGCAAAGCGGAGAGATCATCAAGACCGATCCCTGGGGCCGCCGCATGCTGGCCTACCCCATCAACAAACGTCAGGAAGCATACTACTTCGTGAATTACTTCAAGATGGAAACCGCTGGCGTCAAAGCTATCAAAAGCCAGCTCAACATCAACGAAAAAGTGCTCCGGCACATGTTTATCGCCAAAGACGAATAG
- the pth gene encoding aminoacyl-tRNA hydrolase, translating to MKLIVGLGNIGSEYEFSRHNAGFLCLTHWSQKHRVSFKHTRLFDYARFKDACLIRPNTYMNRSGLALAAALDRWKASEALIVHDDIELPLAQIRLRNGGGDGGHNGVRSLLEKLPAESLKRIRVGIGRDEGDPRDFVLDSFSDEDLALLNPALEQAVNYIDTYITGDFNSVLNAYSIWKKSCSGDKLPGNNSPKEKDNDQEL from the coding sequence ATGAAATTGATCGTGGGATTGGGAAACATCGGCAGCGAATATGAATTCTCGCGCCACAATGCCGGTTTCCTCTGTCTCACCCATTGGTCCCAAAAGCACCGGGTCAGCTTCAAGCACACCCGTCTGTTCGATTATGCCCGGTTCAAGGATGCCTGCCTGATCAGGCCAAACACCTACATGAACCGTTCCGGACTGGCCTTGGCAGCCGCCCTAGACCGCTGGAAGGCCAGCGAGGCCTTGATCGTGCATGACGACATCGAGCTGCCCCTGGCCCAAATCCGTTTGCGCAATGGCGGCGGCGATGGCGGCCATAACGGGGTTAGGTCCCTGTTGGAAAAGCTGCCTGCCGAAAGCCTGAAGCGCATCCGCGTCGGTATTGGCAGGGATGAGGGCGACCCCCGGGATTTCGTTCTGGACAGCTTTTCGGACGAAGATCTGGCGCTGCTCAATCCCGCCCTGGAGCAAGCCGTAAACTACATAGATACTTACATAACGGGCGATTTCAACTCCGTGTTGAACGCCTACAGCATATGGAAAAAATCCTGTTCCGGGGATAAGCTTCCCGGAAACAATAGTCCAAAGGAGAAAGACAATGATCAGGAATTATGA
- a CDS encoding 50S ribosomal protein L25: MIFTLEAKKRTTTKKSELNALRAQGLIPAVLYGKEVDTASIAINQGEFQQCYKKSFNELAFYEIVLDGKKYHTILKDKLIHPVTRNILHIDFMVVQAKAQMEFEIPIQFVGEAIGTREGGFADIIQRTVKITCLAKDVPDEIKLDTSELGVGDSLHVSDLAQGKWQYKDNPDVTLVVIHPKKVEAPAAEEEAAAEAAEAEAETKQPAQE, translated from the coding sequence ATGATATTCACCCTTGAAGCAAAGAAAAGGACCACCACCAAGAAAAGTGAACTCAACGCCCTGAGAGCGCAGGGACTGATACCCGCCGTACTTTATGGCAAGGAAGTGGACACTGCGTCCATCGCCATCAACCAGGGCGAATTTCAGCAATGCTACAAGAAGAGCTTCAATGAGCTTGCTTTTTACGAGATCGTTCTGGATGGCAAAAAGTATCACACCATCCTCAAGGATAAACTCATCCATCCGGTCACCCGCAACATTCTGCACATCGACTTCATGGTCGTTCAGGCCAAGGCCCAGATGGAATTTGAGATACCCATCCAGTTTGTGGGCGAAGCCATTGGCACCCGGGAAGGCGGATTCGCCGACATCATTCAGAGGACCGTCAAGATCACCTGCCTGGCCAAAGATGTGCCGGATGAGATCAAACTGGACACCTCGGAATTGGGTGTGGGCGATTCGCTCCACGTGTCTGACCTGGCCCAGGGAAAATGGCAGTACAAGGATAATCCGGATGTGACCCTGGTGGTGATCCACCCGAAGAAAGTCGAAGCACCTGCTGCTGAAGAAGAAGCAGCCGCTGAGGCCGCTGAGGCCGAAGCGGAAACAAAACAGCCTGCCCAGGAATGA
- a CDS encoding ribose-phosphate pyrophosphokinase has translation MYSKLKLITGKANRSLAEEVARFAGVPLADIDLFKFANDESFVKINDNVRGADVFIIQPTSRPVNDNLVDLLIMIDALKRASAQRINCVIPYYAYARSDKKDQPRVPITAKLVADLLTVAGANRIITVDLHAEQIQGFFNIPVDHLYTIPLFARYFKSMEIEDIVVVSPDSGGANRARAMAKRLDCGLAIGDKRRSGNDDNAELLNIIGDVAGKSAILFDDIIDTGGSLINVAKVLQEQKVKRIYAACTHGVLSGSAVQNIQSSPIEKLFITNSIALSDEAAKCPKIVQLSIAEMLAIAIKKIHIEESLSILFK, from the coding sequence GTGTATTCAAAGCTTAAATTGATCACTGGAAAGGCCAACCGCAGTCTGGCCGAGGAAGTGGCACGCTTTGCAGGAGTGCCTCTCGCTGATATAGATCTGTTCAAATTTGCCAATGATGAATCCTTTGTCAAGATCAACGACAACGTCCGCGGTGCCGATGTGTTCATCATCCAGCCGACGAGCAGGCCCGTCAATGACAATTTGGTCGACCTCCTGATCATGATCGACGCCCTCAAGCGCGCCTCAGCCCAAAGGATAAACTGCGTCATCCCCTATTACGCTTATGCCCGTTCCGACAAAAAGGACCAGCCCCGGGTGCCCATAACCGCCAAGCTGGTTGCCGATCTGCTCACCGTGGCTGGCGCCAACCGGATCATCACCGTGGATCTCCATGCAGAACAGATCCAGGGGTTTTTCAACATCCCGGTCGACCATCTGTACACGATCCCGCTTTTTGCCCGCTATTTCAAAAGCATGGAGATCGAGGACATCGTGGTCGTGTCTCCCGATTCGGGTGGGGCCAACCGCGCCAGAGCCATGGCGAAGCGCCTGGATTGCGGACTTGCCATTGGGGATAAAAGGCGCAGCGGCAATGACGACAATGCCGAACTGCTGAATATCATCGGCGACGTGGCCGGCAAATCCGCCATCCTCTTTGATGACATCATCGATACCGGCGGTAGCTTGATCAATGTGGCCAAAGTCCTGCAGGAACAGAAGGTCAAACGGATCTACGCGGCCTGCACCCACGGCGTCCTATCCGGTTCTGCGGTCCAGAACATCCAGTCTTCGCCCATTGAAAAACTTTTCATCACCAATTCCATCGCCCTCTCCGACGAGGCGGCAAAATGCCCCAAGATCGTTCAACTTTCGATAGCTGAAATGCTGGCCATAGCAATAAAAAAAATACACATAGAAGAATCTCTCAGTATTCTGTTCAAATAG
- the ispE gene encoding 4-(cytidine 5'-diphospho)-2-C-methyl-D-erythritol kinase: protein MLIASYAKVNLFLEVLARLPDNYHQIETLLCSVSVCDTLKFALTKRQDVKLWSNLPEMAVESNLVYRVAAYLMDRYKPEAGIDIYLEKRIPLAAGLGGGSSNAANTIRALNSLWKLELSLAEMEATAALFGSDIGFFLHGGTAWATNRGELVEPCADLDVGNILLVNPNIAISSASAYAMVQVPAQGAKRYWKPDAWRESCFNRLEASVRKEYREVDEVIARLLESGAMPAQMSGSGSTCLGVFQDAGRMRACQSYFDRIGYWTKIVRTISRKEYQSVFKA from the coding sequence ATGCTGATCGCCTCCTACGCAAAAGTAAATCTGTTTCTTGAGGTCCTGGCCAGGCTGCCGGACAACTATCACCAGATTGAGACACTGCTTTGCAGTGTCTCTGTTTGTGATACGCTCAAATTTGCTTTGACAAAAAGGCAGGATGTAAAATTGTGGTCAAACTTACCTGAAATGGCTGTCGAAAGCAACCTGGTTTACAGGGTTGCGGCATATCTTATGGATAGATACAAGCCTGAAGCTGGAATCGACATTTATCTGGAAAAGCGGATCCCTCTGGCAGCCGGTTTGGGAGGTGGCAGCAGTAATGCCGCGAACACCATCAGGGCCCTGAACTCCCTGTGGAAGCTGGAGCTTAGCCTGGCCGAGATGGAAGCGACGGCCGCCCTGTTTGGTAGCGACATTGGTTTCTTTCTGCATGGCGGGACCGCCTGGGCAACGAACCGGGGCGAACTGGTCGAGCCCTGCGCGGACCTGGATGTTGGGAACATCCTTTTGGTTAATCCCAATATCGCCATTTCGAGCGCTTCCGCCTACGCCATGGTGCAAGTCCCGGCGCAAGGCGCAAAGCGTTACTGGAAGCCGGACGCATGGCGGGAAAGCTGCTTCAACCGCTTGGAAGCCAGCGTTCGCAAAGAGTACAGGGAAGTGGACGAGGTCATTGCCCGCCTCCTGGAATCTGGAGCAATGCCAGCCCAGATGAGCGGCAGCGGCTCCACATGCCTGGGAGTTTTTCAGGACGCGGGCAGGATGCGTGCCTGCCAGAGTTATTTTGACCGTATCGGTTATTGGACAAAGATAGTGAGAACTATATCAAGGAAAGAGTATCAAAGTGTATTCAAAGCTTAA
- a CDS encoding polysaccharide biosynthesis tyrosine autokinase, translating to MQYRYLIVLIFILALAITIVYTYRQPRIYSAANRIILENQTTGADIFMLTTQGSGKNYINNQIEQIRTQSILNAAWEIMKKNPDWESYPISTSSYPAGSLGRVKIESKRDTDILLLSFESTHRGEAMAAVNAIADAVQQQNTQIARLEFTTIREFLGEQLDLISRRLQISEDDLRSFKNENKLIELSAMTSKWIEQSAEIESEYESALTDLAVKARTVEVLRRQLADQDSLIGRVDNVLQAPYIEELRKQVINTQAMIARLRTNENYQEDHPQMKLLQEEVAKTKAALDTEIRKFIAISLHQDPIAARNDLLTKIVQANVELEIARAYVNGLEQTKILYDDRIITLPDKELEFARLMRSMSLDEKIYGIMMEKYEDARIAEQAKIGTIRILDYSRMPGAPIKPRVSMNMLVGIILGLGLGIGAAFLVHSLDTKLRTLEDMENFVRLPIVGTIPLIQESESRITEFNNMIEQAEGENKEQLSKSLHYVMMQLVSHYAPKSPIAESYRTLRTNILAKKPAGSATLLITSSGPKEGKSTTVVNLAVTLSQMNTKVILVDMDMRRPMVHNKFGVEKENGLSDYLIDPDVSLEQVTKASGIPNLDVITSGFVPPNPSELISSSRTDRLIEELRSKYDYILFDTPPIIAVTDALILTKKVDLTFIVVRCGFTEKGIIKRTKELMENIDATIDGIIVNGIYVQKYYNKQNYYYYYYYYYYYYGDEMPKKQKKHADRLLRKSKSVS from the coding sequence ATCTATTCAGCCGCGAACAGGATAATCCTGGAGAATCAGACCACCGGTGCGGATATCTTCATGCTGACCACCCAGGGCAGCGGCAAAAACTACATCAACAACCAGATCGAGCAGATCAGAACCCAATCCATACTCAACGCTGCCTGGGAGATCATGAAAAAGAACCCCGATTGGGAATCGTATCCGATCAGCACCTCAAGTTATCCTGCCGGAAGCTTGGGCCGGGTGAAAATCGAATCCAAACGGGATACCGACATTCTTCTGCTCTCCTTTGAATCCACCCACCGGGGCGAAGCGATGGCAGCGGTCAATGCTATCGCGGACGCTGTGCAGCAACAGAACACACAGATCGCGCGCCTGGAATTCACCACCATCCGCGAGTTTCTGGGTGAGCAGCTTGACCTGATCTCACGCCGCCTGCAGATTTCCGAAGACGACCTGAGGTCGTTCAAGAACGAAAACAAGCTGATCGAGCTGAGCGCCATGACCAGCAAGTGGATCGAACAATCCGCCGAGATCGAGTCCGAATATGAATCCGCCCTCACGGACCTTGCAGTCAAGGCCAGGACTGTCGAGGTCCTGCGCCGGCAACTGGCGGACCAGGATTCCCTGATCGGTAGGGTGGATAACGTTTTGCAGGCACCCTACATTGAGGAATTACGCAAACAGGTCATCAACACCCAGGCCATGATAGCACGGCTGCGGACCAATGAGAACTATCAGGAAGACCATCCGCAGATGAAGCTCCTCCAGGAGGAAGTTGCCAAGACCAAGGCTGCCTTGGACACCGAGATCCGGAAGTTCATCGCCATCTCCCTGCATCAAGACCCGATAGCGGCCAGGAACGACCTTCTGACCAAGATCGTCCAGGCGAACGTGGAACTGGAAATAGCCAGGGCTTATGTCAACGGGCTGGAACAGACCAAGATCCTCTATGACGACCGCATCATCACCCTTCCGGACAAGGAGTTGGAATTCGCCCGCCTGATGCGCAGCATGAGCTTGGATGAGAAGATCTACGGCATCATGATGGAGAAATACGAGGACGCCCGCATCGCTGAGCAGGCCAAGATCGGCACCATCCGCATCCTGGACTACTCAAGGATGCCGGGGGCCCCGATCAAACCAAGGGTCTCCATGAACATGCTGGTGGGCATCATCCTTGGCCTCGGCCTGGGAATTGGCGCGGCCTTCCTGGTCCATTCGCTGGACACCAAACTGCGCACTCTCGAGGATATGGAGAATTTCGTCCGTCTGCCGATCGTGGGCACCATCCCCCTGATCCAGGAATCGGAATCCCGCATCACCGAATTTAACAACATGATCGAGCAGGCTGAAGGCGAAAACAAAGAGCAGCTTAGCAAATCGCTGCATTATGTGATGATGCAGCTGGTCTCCCATTACGCTCCCAAATCCCCGATCGCGGAGTCCTACCGCACCCTGCGCACGAACATCCTGGCCAAAAAACCGGCCGGCAGCGCCACCCTGCTGATCACCTCCTCCGGTCCCAAAGAAGGCAAATCGACCACCGTGGTCAACCTTGCTGTCACCCTCTCCCAGATGAACACCAAAGTGATCCTGGTGGACATGGACATGCGCCGGCCCATGGTACACAATAAATTTGGAGTGGAGAAGGAAAACGGGCTCAGCGACTACCTGATCGATCCGGACGTCAGCCTGGAGCAGGTAACCAAGGCCTCGGGAATCCCCAATCTGGATGTGATCACCAGTGGTTTTGTACCGCCCAATCCCTCTGAGCTGATCTCCTCTTCAAGAACGGACAGGCTGATCGAAGAACTGCGCTCCAAGTATGATTACATCCTCTTCGACACGCCTCCAATCATCGCCGTGACCGATGCCCTGATCCTCACCAAAAAGGTCGACCTCACTTTCATAGTGGTCCGCTGCGGCTTCACCGAAAAGGGCATCATCAAGCGCACCAAAGAGCTGATGGAAAACATCGACGCCACCATCGACGGCATCATCGTTAACGGGATCTACGTGCAGAAATACTACAACAAGCAGAACTACTACTACTATTACTACTACTATTACTACTACTACGGGGATGAGATGCCCAAAAAGCAAAAAAAGCATGCTGATCGCCTCCTACGCAAAAGTAAATCTGTTTCTTGA